A window of Pullulanibacillus sp. KACC 23026 genomic DNA:
TAGTTGGTCACAGGGACTTCTGCTGTCGGTATTAGGAAATAATCCTCCTCGCGAATCTTGAAAGCATCCTCTTCAAATTTCGGGAGCTGACCAGTACCTGTCATGCTGTCTCTATTAACTAAGTAAGGTGGAAGCATTTCCGTATAGCCATGTTCATCGGAGTGCAGATCCATCATAAAGTTAATAAGAGCACGTTCAAGGCGGGCGCCCATCCCTTTATAAAAAACAAAACGGCTTCCGGTTACTTTAGCTGCTCGTTCAAAATCTAAGATGTCAAGATTAGCGGCTATTTCCCAATGAGGCTTTGGTTCAAAATCAAAAGCAGGCAGATCGCCCCATTTACGTATCTCAACATTGTCGTCCTCACTCTCGCCAATTGGAACACTAGGATGAGGAATATTAGGTATAGTAAGCATGATCTGTTGAAGCTCATCTTCAACTGCTTTTAACTGAGTATCCAATTCCTTAATCCGGTCACCGACTTCACGCATTTCCACAATAAGGTCATCCGCATTTTCTTTATTGCGTTTCTTTTGCGCGACTTCTTGGGACACTTCATTCCGACGTGCCTTTAAAGCCTCCGTTTCTTTGATGAGCTCCCGTCTCTTATCATCTAACTCAGGAAACTTGGCCAGTTCACTGATGTCTTCTCCTCTTTTAGAAAGCTTCTCCTGTACCTCTGCAAACTGCTCTCTTACTAACTTAATGTCCAACATAATTGTCCCTCCATAAAAAATGATTCAAAATAAAAAAGCCCCCCATCCCTAAAAAAGGGACGGAGGACTCCGCGTTGCCACCCTGATTGCTAAACCGAAATGGGTTTAACCACTCATCTGG
This region includes:
- the serS gene encoding serine--tRNA ligase, encoding MLDIKLVREQFAEVQEKLSKRGEDISELAKFPELDDKRRELIKETEALKARRNEVSQEVAQKKRNKENADDLIVEMREVGDRIKELDTQLKAVEDELQQIMLTIPNIPHPSVPIGESEDDNVEIRKWGDLPAFDFEPKPHWEIAANLDILDFERAAKVTGSRFVFYKGMGARLERALINFMMDLHSDEHGYTEMLPPYLVNRDSMTGTGQLPKFEEDAFKIREEDYFLIPTAEVPVTNYHRDEILDGDQLPLAFTAYSANFRSEAGSAGRDTRGLIRQHQFNKVELVRLVKPEDSYDQLEKLTGHAEHVLQLLGLPYRVLSMCTADLGFTAAKKYDLEVWIPSYETYREISSCSNFEDFQARRANIRFRRDPKSKQKPEFVHTLNGSGLAIGRTVAAILENYQQADGSVKIPEALQPYMGGKTVISKWI